The following nucleotide sequence is from Gymnodinialimonas phycosphaerae.
CCCGCAAACGCGGCATGGACGTGACCCTGATCGAGGCCGCGCCGCGCATCCTGGGCCGTGTCGCCGCGCCAGAGACGGCGGATTATTTCCGGGCGCTGCACACCGCCCATGGGGTGCGTATTCTGGAAGGCGTCGGGCTGGAATGCCTCAACGGGGCCGATGGCCGCGTCGTCGGCGCAATCCTGCAAAACGGCGAAGAACATCCCTATGACATGGTGATCGCGGGCATCGGTATCGTGGTGAACGATGGCCCGGCGCAGATGGCGGGCGTGACACTGGATAACGGCATCGCGACCGATATCCACGGGCAGACCAGCGACCCGAACATCTGGGCGGCGGGCGATTGCGCCTCGCTGCCGTTCCGGGGCACGCGGATCCGGCTGGAGAGCGTGCAGAACGCGATTGATCAGGCCGAAGCCGTGGCGAAAAACATCCTTGGGGCGGGGCAGGATTACGTGCCCAAGCCCTGGTTCTGGTCCGACCAATACGATGTGAAGTTGCAAATCGCCGGGCTCAACACGGGCTATGACCGGGTCGCTGTCCGCGATGGCGGCGCGGCGCGGTCCCATTGGTACTATGCGGACGACATCTTGCTGGCCGTGGATGCGATGAACGACCCGCGCGGCTACATGATCGGCAAGCGGCTGATCGAGGCTGGCAAGTCCCCGGCACCCGACGTCGTCGCAAACCTGGAGGCAGATCTGAAGGCGCTGCTGAAGGCATGAGGCTCATGCCATGAGAATCGTTGGCGGGCGTCTGCGCGGCAAGAAACTGGCGGATGTCGGCACGGGGGATGCGGCGGCGCATCTGCGCCCGACCACGGACCGCGTGCGTGAAAGCCTGTTCAACCTGCTCACCAATGGTCGCAACGGCGACCTGGTGCGCGGCGCCCGTGTGCTTGATCTTTTTGCGGGCACCGGCGCGTT
It contains:
- a CDS encoding NAD(P)/FAD-dependent oxidoreductase gives rise to the protein MEKIIVIGAGQAGASCVAKLRAEGYEGAITLIGDEPVPPYQRPPLSKAYLLGEMALDRLFLRPEAWYAENGIELRLGAPVDAIDAGAKTVTVGRDVLPYDALVLATGSTPRRLPAKIGGDLAGVHVVRTLADVDAMEPEVTQGRRALIVGGGYIGLEAAAVARKRGMDVTLIEAAPRILGRVAAPETADYFRALHTAHGVRILEGVGLECLNGADGRVVGAILQNGEEHPYDMVIAGIGIVVNDGPAQMAGVTLDNGIATDIHGQTSDPNIWAAGDCASLPFRGTRIRLESVQNAIDQAEAVAKNILGAGQDYVPKPWFWSDQYDVKLQIAGLNTGYDRVAVRDGGAARSHWYYADDILLAVDAMNDPRGYMIGKRLIEAGKSPAPDVVANLEADLKALLKA